The following proteins are co-located in the Chlamydiota bacterium genome:
- a CDS encoding ATP-binding protein, producing the protein MNYMTLYKRPIYKKLQSRLAEPRKLIQVLIGPRQVGKTTLMGQVLELVSSPAHFVSADEPALQDRIWLEEKWNQARVYCQGGKRKAILVVDEIQKIAGWSETVKRLWDEDTRLKNPLQVVLLGSSALLVQKGLTESLAGRFEILPIPHWSYPEMRDAFGWSLDEYIFFGGYPGSASFKDDESRWRHYITESLIETTVSRDILLLSRIDKPALLRRLFFLACEYSGQVVSFQKMVGQLQDVGNTTTLAHYLDLLEGAGLVCGLQKYLLQPLRKKNSSPKFQVFNNALISAMAQRSFTETREDSDLWGRQVESAVGTHLINQANAEHLELFYWNEGHKEVDFILQSGKRVVAFEVKTSRRSPNLSGMEAFLEQFHPYKIYLIGPQGIPFNDFLSTPVRHWID; encoded by the coding sequence ATGAATTATATGACCCTTTATAAGAGGCCTATTTACAAGAAGTTGCAGAGTCGACTTGCAGAGCCAAGAAAGCTTATTCAAGTGCTCATTGGCCCTCGGCAAGTTGGGAAAACCACGCTGATGGGGCAAGTATTGGAACTTGTTTCATCGCCTGCCCATTTCGTTTCTGCGGACGAACCGGCGCTTCAGGATCGGATCTGGCTTGAAGAAAAGTGGAATCAGGCCCGAGTCTACTGTCAGGGTGGGAAGCGCAAGGCTATTCTCGTTGTGGATGAAATTCAAAAAATTGCGGGTTGGTCCGAAACAGTTAAAAGATTGTGGGATGAAGACACGCGGCTGAAAAATCCTTTGCAGGTTGTTTTATTGGGATCCTCTGCTCTTCTGGTTCAAAAGGGATTGACGGAAAGTTTGGCAGGTCGCTTTGAGATTCTTCCCATTCCTCATTGGTCTTATCCGGAAATGAGGGACGCCTTTGGTTGGTCTTTAGACGAATACATTTTTTTTGGGGGATATCCTGGATCGGCGTCTTTTAAGGATGATGAATCTCGGTGGCGCCATTACATTACAGAATCGCTGATTGAAACTACTGTTTCCAGAGATATTCTTTTGCTTTCTCGGATTGATAAGCCCGCCTTACTGAGGCGTCTTTTTTTTCTTGCTTGTGAATATTCTGGGCAAGTGGTTTCCTTTCAGAAAATGGTAGGGCAGCTCCAGGATGTAGGGAACACTACCACGCTAGCTCATTATTTAGACTTGTTGGAAGGAGCAGGATTGGTCTGTGGTTTGCAAAAATATTTGCTGCAGCCGCTGCGGAAAAAAAATTCGAGTCCTAAATTCCAGGTATTTAACAATGCACTTATCTCAGCCATGGCCCAACGGTCATTCACTGAAACAAGAGAAGATTCTGATTTATGGGGTCGACAAGTTGAGTCCGCGGTCGGAACTCATCTCATCAATCAAGCAAATGCTGAGCATTTAGAGCTTTTTTATTGGAATGAAGGACATAAGGAAGTTGATTTTATTTTGCAAAGCGGAAAAAGGGTAGTCGCTTTTGAAGTGAAGACCAGTCGAAGAAGTCCCAATCTTTCAGGC
- a CDS encoding GyrI-like domain-containing protein, with amino-acid sequence MKKVNLKKELKHLYQPSAKAVVEVDVPSMNYLMIDGKGDPNTSQDYADAIEALFTVSYAVKFMVKKGPSAIDYGVMPLEGLWWVADSLEFTTDDKSKWQWTMMIMQPSFVTPEIIQSAIADVKKKKNPKAISKLRMEILSEWKCAQILHIGPFSEEGPTIEKVHQFIDSKSKRIGKHHEIYLSDIRKAVPVKWKTIIRQPMQ; translated from the coding sequence ATGAAAAAAGTTAATCTCAAGAAAGAGTTAAAACACCTGTATCAGCCTTCGGCAAAAGCGGTTGTTGAGGTTGATGTTCCCTCCATGAATTACTTGATGATCGATGGCAAGGGGGACCCCAACACCTCGCAAGATTACGCGGATGCCATTGAAGCATTATTTACCGTTTCGTATGCTGTAAAATTCATGGTAAAAAAGGGGCCTTCGGCGATTGATTATGGGGTTATGCCGCTGGAAGGATTGTGGTGGGTCGCCGACAGTCTTGAGTTTACAACGGATGACAAATCTAAGTGGCAGTGGACAATGATGATTATGCAGCCTTCCTTTGTCACTCCTGAGATTATCCAGAGCGCCATTGCCGATGTGAAAAAGAAGAAGAATCCAAAAGCTATTTCTAAGCTTCGGATGGAAATTTTGTCGGAATGGAAGTGTGCACAAATCCTGCATATCGGCCCTTTTTCAGAGGAAGGGCCGACGATTGAAAAAGTTCACCAGTTCATTGACTCCAAGAGCAAACGAATTGGAAAGCATCATGAAATTTACTTAAGCGACATCCGAAAAGCCGTCCCCGTAAAATGGAAAACCATTATCCGACAGCCCATGCAATAG
- a CDS encoding PIN domain-containing protein, protein MKKIFIDTDIFLDTILDRKPHSEFSNELISSCERNEIDGYTSCLIVANIYYILNKISNHRKAIEAVTKIRSLIKILPLTDKEISESIHSEFDDFEDGVQYFIAMSHRMDCVITRNTKDFRKSNISVLTPKEFLQTLKM, encoded by the coding sequence ATGAAAAAAATCTTTATAGACACCGACATTTTCCTGGATACCATTTTAGATAGAAAACCTCACTCTGAGTTTTCTAATGAACTCATCAGCTCTTGCGAACGCAACGAAATCGATGGATATACCTCCTGTCTCATCGTCGCAAATATTTATTATATTCTGAACAAAATTTCGAATCATCGAAAAGCCATTGAGGCAGTTACTAAAATTCGTTCGTTGATAAAAATTCTCCCCTTGACCGACAAAGAAATAAGCGAATCCATCCATTCTGAATTTGACGATTTTGAAGATGGCGTGCAGTATTTTATCGCCATGAGTCACAGAATGGATTGCGTGATTACCCGAAACACGAAAGATTTTAGAAAATCAAATATCAGTGTACTGACTCCGAAAGAGTTTTTACAAACGCTTAAAATGTGA
- a CDS encoding DUF1801 domain-containing protein, with translation MNASVAAVFKTYPKDIAEKLMFLRQLIFDVASKTEGVGELEETLKWGEPSYVTAKSKSGSTVRIDSVQSKQEQYAIYFHCQTTLIETFRKMYPDQFKYGGNRSILFHVKDEIPVKELSHCISLALTYHLDKRRASHFKRL, from the coding sequence ATGAATGCTTCCGTTGCAGCTGTTTTTAAAACCTATCCAAAGGATATCGCAGAGAAATTGATGTTCTTACGCCAACTGATTTTTGACGTTGCTTCTAAAACGGAAGGTGTGGGTGAGCTTGAAGAGACTTTGAAATGGGGAGAACCCAGTTATGTCACAGCCAAATCTAAGAGCGGAAGCACCGTTAGAATTGATTCTGTACAATCAAAACAGGAACAATATGCCATTTATTTTCACTGCCAAACGACATTGATTGAAACGTTCAGAAAAATGTACCCAGATCAATTCAAATATGGCGGTAATCGCAGTATTCTATTTCATGTAAAGGATGAAATTCCCGTAAAAGAATTAAGCCACTGTATTTCGTTGGCACTCACTTATCATCTGGATAAAAGGCGTGCTTCACATTTTAAGCGTTTGTAA
- the rfaD gene encoding ADP-glyceromanno-heptose 6-epimerase, whose translation MIVVTGGAGFIGSAMVRRLNEKGISDILIVDGLRTSVKWKNLVGKRFLDYFHKDQFIPLLLGEKFPKMDAIIHMGANSSTTETDADHLMENNYRYTQTLAQWSIRKNVRFIYASSGATYGDGSQGFSDDPETTLKLVPLNPYGYSKQIFDLWLLQNRLENKVVGIKFFNVFGPNEYHKGDMKSLVYKAYHQIQETGKIQLFKSYKPEYNDGEQVRDFIYVKDCIKVIEWFLDSPKINGIFNLGTGKVRTWNDLAGAVFSSLKKKPKIEYIEMPKELRDAYQYRTQAQIEHLRRAGYNIPFQSLEDSVKDYVENYLHPTLRYL comes from the coding sequence ATGATTGTTGTGACCGGTGGAGCGGGATTCATTGGAAGTGCGATGGTGAGAAGACTCAACGAAAAAGGGATTTCAGACATTCTCATCGTTGATGGACTCAGGACCTCAGTCAAATGGAAAAATCTCGTTGGCAAACGCTTCTTGGATTATTTTCATAAAGATCAATTCATCCCTTTATTATTGGGTGAAAAATTTCCTAAAATGGATGCGATCATTCACATGGGCGCAAATTCTTCTACAACAGAGACCGACGCTGATCACTTGATGGAGAATAATTATCGTTATACGCAAACCCTGGCTCAATGGTCGATCCGAAAAAACGTTCGTTTCATTTATGCCAGCAGTGGCGCTACCTATGGGGATGGATCGCAAGGATTCAGTGACGACCCAGAAACAACATTGAAGCTTGTTCCACTTAATCCCTATGGATATTCAAAACAAATTTTTGATCTCTGGCTACTGCAAAATAGGCTTGAAAATAAAGTGGTTGGGATAAAGTTTTTTAACGTGTTTGGTCCCAACGAATATCATAAAGGGGATATGAAAAGTTTGGTGTATAAGGCCTATCACCAAATTCAGGAGACAGGAAAGATTCAACTTTTTAAGTCCTACAAACCGGAATACAACGATGGCGAACAAGTTCGCGATTTTATATATGTCAAAGATTGCATTAAGGTGATCGAATGGTTCTTGGATTCTCCAAAAATAAACGGTATCTTTAATTTAGGAACAGGAAAAGTGAGAACCTGGAACGACCTTGCAGGAGCGGTTTTTTCTTCATTGAAGAAAAAACCGAAAATTGAATATATTGAAATGCCCAAAGAATTACGTGATGCATACCAATATCGAACGCAGGCCCAGATCGAGCATTTGCGTCGTGCCGGATATAACATCCCATTTCAGTCCTTGGAAGATTCTGTGAAAGATTATGTCGAGAATTATTTGCATCCAACATTGAGATATTTGTGA
- a CDS encoding DUF1016 domain-containing protein — translation MGYGQTLAELKNLLRKTRIKTILAANASMILAYWDMGHTILQRQKSEGWGSKVVDRLSADLRKEFPDMQGLSPRNLKYMRAFAAAWQDRSIVQGALAQLTWYQNIALLQQLEDPETRLWYAQQTVTYGWSQPVLCLQIEYHAHVRQGKAINNFSETLPPNDSDMASQVFKDPYLFDFLGTADPRQEREIEQALIDHIQRFLLELGAGFAFVGRQVHLEVGKQDFYVDLLFYHLHLRSYIVIELKAVPFNPAFVGQMNLYLSAVDDLLRHKDDKPAIGLLLCKEKDHLVYAKLFCTLKQGTYKF, via the coding sequence ATGGGTTATGGGCAAACCTTAGCGGAGCTAAAGAATCTCCTTCGCAAAACTCGGATCAAAACCATTCTTGCTGCAAATGCCTCAATGATTCTTGCTTATTGGGACATGGGTCACACCATTCTACAGCGGCAGAAGTCAGAAGGGTGGGGATCTAAAGTTGTAGACCGACTTTCCGCTGACCTGCGTAAGGAATTTCCAGATATGCAAGGTCTGTCGCCAAGGAATTTGAAGTATATGCGAGCCTTTGCCGCGGCTTGGCAAGACCGGTCAATTGTGCAAGGGGCACTTGCACAATTGACTTGGTATCAGAATATTGCCTTGTTGCAACAGCTTGAAGATCCGGAAACGCGATTGTGGTATGCCCAGCAAACCGTCACCTACGGTTGGTCCCAGCCTGTATTGTGTCTCCAGATTGAGTATCATGCACATGTTCGGCAAGGTAAAGCAATCAATAACTTCTCCGAAACTTTACCGCCGAATGACTCGGATATGGCATCGCAGGTTTTCAAGGACCCCTACCTTTTCGATTTTCTTGGTACAGCAGATCCTCGCCAAGAACGTGAGATTGAGCAAGCATTGATAGACCACATCCAGCGGTTCTTGCTTGAATTAGGTGCTGGCTTTGCTTTTGTAGGCCGTCAGGTCCACTTAGAAGTTGGGAAACAGGACTTCTACGTTGATTTACTCTTTTATCATTTACATCTGCGATCCTATATCGTGATCGAACTTAAGGCGGTTCCCTTCAACCCCGCTTTTGTAGGGCAGATGAATCTTTATCTCTCGGCAGTGGATGATCTTCTCCGTCACAAAGACGACAAGCCAGCCATTGGCCTTCTTCTGTGCAAGGAAAAAGATCATCTGGTTTATGCAAAACTATTTTGCACCCTAAAGCAAGGTACTTATAAATTTTAA